The Thiomicrorhabdus aquaedulcis sequence GGATGGCTTTGTGGCGCAACTGCCGGGCAATCAATTTGGCTTAACGGTGTACGCCGAGCAAGCCTACACTCTAATGCCCTTAACCCCTGATATTGCGGCCACGCGGCTTAATTTACAGCGTTTGCAGCCCCATTTGGCAGGGCGCACCGACGAGGCGTTGGGCGAGGCGTTGGGCTTGGCGTTAAAAGGCGCAAGCGCTCAAATGAACAAAAACAGTGGCTTGACCAGGCCTGGTCAAGTTGATTTATCCGATTTAAAAGAATCTAACCCATCTAACCCACCTAACGCATCCAATGCACAACGCAATCGAGTGCTGGTGCTGATCAGTGACGGACAATCCAAACCCAGCCGACTGGATTTGGCCGAAGCGGTGAATTACGCCCAATGGCTCAACGTGCCCATTTACACCATTGGCGTAGGAGCCGGGCACGCTACGGCCGACACGCGGGTGTTTACCGGCTTGTTGTACGAGCCATTAGACGCGCAATCGTTGCAATGGTTGGCTCAGCAGACCCAAGGCGTCTATTATCAAGTGGGCAGTGGTGAGGCGTTGCAAACGGTGTTACAACAAATAGAACACAGCAGCGGTCAACCTTTACCGCTCATCGCGGCCGCACCACAAAAACAGCGCTGTATTACCAACCATTGCAGTGGGCGGTGTGGGGCTTGGCGTTGTATGCACTTTTGTACGCCATGTTGGGCTTTGGCGCGCGCACAATTAACGGAGCATCCCAATGAGCCCGGTACTGGACATGAGCATGCTGGATTCGCTCAGCACATTTTTTGCGGCGCTGGCAAACGACCAATTGCATTGGCGCAGTCCGCTGACTTTATGGGCGTTGATGTTGCCGTTGGGGGTGTTTGCTTTGCGGGTGTGGGCGCGCAAACGCCACAAAACCCAGTACGCCGACGCGCATTTGTGGCCGTGGGTTAACGCCGACTTTGATGTTTTAACCAGGCCTGGTCAACGTAATGTTTACACTTATGTTTATGTTTGGATTAAAAAAATACTTAACCCCGGCGTGTTATGGGGTGCGGCCTGGTGTTGCTTGGTGGTGGCGTTGGCCGGGCCTAGAGTGGCTTTAAACCATCAACCCACTCATCAGCCACCTCGCGCTGGGTTAGACGTGGTGGTGGCACTCGACTTATCACATTCTATGACTGCCGACGACGTAGCGCCTAATCGGTTTTTATTGGCCAAATCGCTGATTGAATCGCTTAAAAACGATTTGCAAAGCCAAGCACCGGCGTTAAATAGTCACGCAAACGGTAGCTTAAATTCGCCGAACGCCGCAGATCGATTGGGATTGGTGGCGTTTGCCGGCGCACCGTATGTGGTGAGTCCGTTAAGCGTTGATGCCCAATTATTTGCCCACACGTTAAATTTATTAGAGCCGGATTTACTGCCCACTCAAGGCTCATGGTTGGCGCTGGCGTTAATGGAATCGATGCAACATTTGGCGCAGCTTAAACAAACCAATCAATCCGTTGTGGTGGTGTTTACCGACGGCGCGCC is a genomic window containing:
- a CDS encoding vWA domain-containing protein, with protein sequence MMWFEAILLRGLSALNQTPVEFAHAQWLWLVVLWPLLWGVSAWLKRQQTTGFIDDVQHWQASQTLNVRHPLLGVWLAQRALNPGDNTQQIRHVDALAWLLQGLRGVIIVALAVALASPYKIETPILNPSLTNTAEKKVRDIQLVIESSASFLLPDYQLNGQPAKRMDVVKSVLDGFVAQLPGNQFGLTVYAEQAYTLMPLTPDIAATRLNLQRLQPHLAGRTDEALGEALGLALKGASAQMNKNSGLTRPGQVDLSDLKESNPSNPPNASNAQRNRVLVLISDGQSKPSRLDLAEAVNYAQWLNVPIYTIGVGAGHATADTRVFTGLLYEPLDAQSLQWLAQQTQGVYYQVGSGEALQTVLQQIEHSSGQPLPLIAAAPQKQRCITNHCSGRCGAWRCMHFCTPCWALARAQLTEHPNEPGTGHEHAGFAQHIFCGAGKRPIALAQSADFMGVDVAVGGVCFAGVGAQTPQNPVRRRAFVAVG